One Salvia splendens isolate huo1 chromosome 12, SspV2, whole genome shotgun sequence genomic window carries:
- the LOC121757091 gene encoding uncharacterized protein LOC121757091, giving the protein MAGLLAWAADVVGGGGSGWSDEEAEPNSIPLIFTPEQLTYVKELDTKTSSLNRAIRDLRLRLPPPDISQRLPHLHAHSLASNNDLALQLNAHSSTKQEAQQREARLQQENAEYQQAISNQQVKIQEKLQEAELLLSNFKELDLIEQNLIAELQRDKASAEASHSGESNGMLSESQQTVKAQEDAKTAKSAFMEKLDSKRKELAAIEETVQELEKKWLQVQDSALKKPTPAQREKALDKQLHSLIEQLAVKQAQAEGFISEIHIKEMELEKLNGIQRRIEIGNSDTNFSRNRFARSSSSQESVSSEYSIDARHKLPVHMGGRNESLQRLMLLRSAFVVYILGLHVLVFIKLSF; this is encoded by the exons ATGGCTGGCTTACTAGCGTGGGCGGCGGACGTCGTCGGAGGTGGTGGCTCCGGGTGGAGCGACGAAGAGGCTGAACCCAATTCCATACCTCTCATCTTCACACCCGAACAACTCACCTACGTTAAGGAGCTAGACACCAAAACATCTTCTCTCAACCGCGCGATCCGAGATCTGCGCCTTAGACTCCCACCTCCTGACATTTCTCAACGTCTCCCCCATCTCCACGCTCACTCTCTCGCCTCCAACAACGACCTCGCTCTCCAGCTCAACGCCCACTCCTCCACCAAACAAGAG GCACAGCAGAGAGAAGCAAGGTTGCAGCAAGAGAATGCTGAGTATCAACAGGCTATATCCAACCAACAAGTTAAAATTCAAGAGAAGTTACAGGAAGCAGAGTTGCTCCTAAGTAATTTCAAG GAACTGGACTTGATTGAACAGAATCTGATAGCTGAGTTGCAAAGAGACAAAGCTTCTGCAGAAGCCAGCCATTCTGGAGAGTCGAATGGAATGCTTAGCGAATCCCAGCAAACAGTTAAAGCTCAAGAAGATGCAAAAACTGCCAAATCTGCATTTATGGAGAAGTTGGATAGCAAGAGAAAAGAATTG GCTGCAATAGAAGAGACTGTTCAAGAATTGGAGAAAAAGTGGCTGCAGGTCCAAGATAGCGCATTGAAAAAACCGACTCCAG CTCAGCGAGAGAAAGCATTGGATAAGCAGCTTCACAGCTTAATTGAACAACTTGCTGTGAAGCAG GCTCAGGCAGAAGGTTTTATCAGTGAAATCCATATAAAGGAGATGGAGCTGGAAAAGTTGAATGGGATACAGAGAAGAATCGAAATTGGCAATTCAGATACCAACTTTTCTCGGAATAGGTTTGCAAGAAGCAGCTCTTCTCAGGAATCAGTGTCTTCTGAATATTCTATTGATGCTCGTCACAAGCTCCCAGTTCATATGGGTGGTCGGAATGAGAGTTTGCAGAGGTTAATGCTGTTGAGGTCGGCTTTTGTCGTCTACATTTTGGGTTTGCACGTATTGGTATTTATCAAACTTTCATTCTGA